CAtgctcacctcctcctccccatgcTCACCTCTTCCTCCCCATGCACACCTGCACCCTCATGTTCACCTCCCCCCTTTCTCACCTCCCCCCATGCTCACCTCCTCCCCATGTTCACCTCCTCCCCATGTTCACCTCCTCCCCCAGGCTCACCTGCTCCACCATGCTTATCTCCTCCCACATGCTCACCTCCTCATGGTTCTTTTTCAGGCAGAGCAGCTCCTCCTTCAGGGACTCCACCTGGGCCTCCAGGTCAGACTTGCACAGGGTCAGGTCATCTAGGATCCTGCGCAGGCCATTGATGTCCGACTCCACCAGCTGCCGCAGGGACACCTCTGTCTCATACCTGCAGGCATAGAACAGGGCACCTGCATCCGCGTTTCCTTTTTGCATCTAAATCAGGCCTGCCCTCAGactggccaggtgctgtgagTCTTGCTTTTATGCCTCGGGGACAGAGTACAGCCAAAACCCTGAGCCCAGGCATCACCTGTGTCCAGTTCTAGCGGCCCCCAACCACAGGACAAGCAGGACAACTCACTTGGTCCTGAAGTCATCTGCGGCCAATTTGGCATTGTCAATCTCCACCACCAGCCTGGCATTCTCAGCCTTGCTGCACAGGGTCTGGGGATATAAAGAAGTTATTTCATTGCAAGAAAGGACATTTCATTTGTTGGAGCTCCCTAAGGCTGACAAGGGCTGCCTCTGGAGAGAGGAAGTCACCCATCCTCGACCTCTGCTAGTCCATGGGTATTGGAGGGTTGTGGGCAGCCTCTAGGGATCAACTATGGAAAGTCCAGGGTTTCTTCCAATGCACTGTGTCTGTGACCTGTGACCCAGGTTAGATAGCTGCATGAAAATGCAacaggagccgggcgcggtggctcaagcctataatcccagcactttgggaggccgaggcgggcggatcccaaggtcaggagatcgagaccatcctggctaacacggtgaaaccctgtctctactaaaaaatacaaaaaactagccgggcgacgtggcaggcgcctgtagtcccagctacttgggaggctgaggcagaagaatggcgtaaactcgggaggtggagcttgcagtgagctgagatccagccactgcactccagcctgggcggcagagcgagactccatctcaaaaaaaaaagaaaaagaaaatgcaacaggAAAGGCCTGGCATGATGAAATGAAGCTTCTTCCTatctccctgtctcccaggccTACTCAGGGCCCAGGGAAGTTCATTGCCAACAATGTATTCCAGGATTCTGTGGTCATAAATGGTCCCTCACAGGAGCCAGCTGTAACTCTGGGCCAGGCAAGAAGCAGATATGGGCCCTTGGCAAGAAGGAAATTTCTCTGGCAGGCATTTTCATCCCTGAGTTACTTATGGGAAGCCTGAACTGCACTAAATACATCAAACCCAATCTCCTGActttaaataaaagaggaaatgaagactCAGAGGGGTGGGCAATAGTACCAAAGGTCACAAAGTTCATTCATAGACCCGATGTTCAAGCTCTGGCTCCAGTAACTGCCATCTGGGTCACTTACCCAGCCTgaacctcagtgttctcatctgtataatgggctAATGATACCTCCCTCAAAAGGTTATTGGGAGGAGCAAATGAGGCCACAGAGGTGAACATGCTTGGTGACTTCCAACATGTCCTGTGGGAACAGAACTATCAATGAATACTGGTGACACCAAGTTCCTGGGAATCCAAAGCCACTCTGAACCTCTTACCTTCTTCTGGAGTTCCTCAATGGTCCGGAAGTAGGACTGGTAGTCGGGGCACATGTAGGGGACCTGCTGCTCACACCACTCACGGATGCGGCTCTCCAGGCTGGCATTGTCCTGCTCCAGCTGACGCACCTTCTCCAGGTAGCTGGCCAAGCGGTCGTTCAGGGATTGCATGGTCTCCTTCTCATTGCCAGTGAGGATGCCCTCCCCAAACCAGCCCCCACCCACGCTGTAGCTGGTAGTGAAGCCTCCGGCGGGGAGGCAGAGAGTAGGGAGGCAACTGGTAGCCCTGTAGCTGCTTCTGCCCAGACCCGCTGAGCAGGCAGAGAAACTTCTGGCCCCACGGGACAGACTCGGGAGCTTGCAAGAGCTGCTGGAGTACATTGCAGACACACGAGTGGAGCCCCCACTGGCCCCTCCTGGGCTCTTGAGAGACCCAGAAGAGAAGCCCGCCTTGAGGCATTTGGAAGCCATGGCCCCTGCAACTCAGATGCAATTGATAGGTCTCTGAGACCAGACACCCCAAAGCAGAGAAGCAGCTCCTTACCCCAGATTTATATCTCTGCCCCAGTGGGCGTTGGTTGGCCTTTACAAAGTGTTTTCTCCCCATTAAAGTTAACACCACTTTCTTTTAAAACCCCTCATTAACCTGTTATTTAGTTTCCTGTGAAAATTTACCAGCCTCATAAAATGGGAGCCCCGTTGCTATGTCAAGACTCACCTCCACCACCCCACATCACTGGCAAGACCAAGTCCCCATCAGTTCTTCAAAAGGACCTGTCATCTGAGCCCAGACCTCAGCCTCCGCATTAAGCAGGCGTGGGAGTTCAGCCACCGTCTTGACTTTCTCCGGCTTTGACTTCTTTTATGGGCCCGAGGGAGTAGAGGGGGTCTCCGGGTGCTCCCAGGAGATGGAAGAGTAAACTTGGTTGTTGCAGGAAGGCAGGGGTCTTGCGGCCAGGGAGACACAGAACGCTCTTGAATTGGCCCAGAAAATATGACTAGGGTGACCA
The Papio anubis isolate 15944 chromosome 17, Panubis1.0, whole genome shotgun sequence genome window above contains:
- the KRT35 gene encoding keratin, type I cuticular Ha5, which gives rise to MASKCLKAGFSSGSLKSPGGASGGSTRVSAMYSSSSCKLPSLSRGARSFSACSAGLGRSSYRATSCLPTLCLPAGGFTTSYSVGGGWFGEGILTGNEKETMQSLNDRLASYLEKVRQLEQDNASLESRIREWCEQQVPYMCPDYQSYFRTIEELQKKTLCSKAENARLVVEIDNAKLAADDFRTKYETEVSLRQLVESDINGLRRILDDLTLCKSDLEAQVESLKEELLCLKKNHEEEVNSLRCQLGDRLNVEVDAAPPVDLNRVLDEMRCQYETLVENNRRDAEDWFDTQTEELNQQVVSSAEQVQSCQAEIIELRRTVNTLEIELQAQHSMRDALESTLAETEARYSSQLAQMQCMITNVETQLAEIRADLERQNQEYQVLLDVRARLECEINTYRGLLESEDSKLPCNSCAPDYSPSKSCLPCLPAASCGPSAARLTCSPRPICVPCPGGRF